A single Capricornis sumatraensis isolate serow.1 chromosome 20, serow.2, whole genome shotgun sequence DNA region contains:
- the CTRL gene encoding LOW QUALITY PROTEIN: chymotrypsin-like protease CTRL-1 (The sequence of the model RefSeq protein was modified relative to this genomic sequence to represent the inferred CDS: inserted 3 bases in 3 codons; substituted 4 bases at 4 genomic stop codons): MSAIVLLLRLTLSLILLGSSFQWPGCGVLAIKPALHFSQRTVNGKKAVLGPWPWDVSPXDSKGFCFCGGSVTGQSWAVMAAHCNVLGFPGCHFVILGEYDPASGAEPLQVLXVCRPXGHPSWNPTTMNNDLILLTLSSPAQYTMCISPVFLASSHGWVPQWCGXELGSKIWVEGKGNVTRAHLRQPALPXLTQRRCQQYQGSXLTSSTICAGASLRQVDSGGLLVCQKGNTWVLTDTVSWGTRDCSVLTPAMYTXFSRFGTWVNQATAYN; this comes from the exons ATGTCTGCTATAGTGTTGCTGCTCAGACTGACCCTTAGCCTCATCCTCCTTGGCTCCTCCT TCCAATGGCCAGGCTGTGGCGTTCTTGCCATTAAACCAGCGCTGCACTTCAGCCAGAGGACTGTCAATGGGAAGAAGGCAGTGCTGGGCCCCTGGCCCTGGGACGTGTCCCCGTAG gacagcAAAGGCTTCTGCTTCTGCGGTGGGTCTGTCACCGGCCAGTCCTGGGCAGTCATGGCTGCCCACTGCAATGTTCTGGGATT CCCTGGCTGCCACTTTGTCATCCTGGGTGAATACGACCCAGCATCTGGTGCTGAGCCTTTGCAGGTCT TGTAGGTGTGTAGGCCCTAGGG GCACCCTTCCTGGAATCCCACCACCATGAACAATGATCTCATATTACTgacactctcctccccagcccagtACACAATGTGCATCTCACCAGTTTTCCTGGCTTCCTCACATGGCTGGGTGCCTCAGTGGTGTGGGTAGGAACTTGGGTCAAAGATCTGGGTGGAAGGGAAGG GCAATGTGACTCGGGCACACCTGCGGCAGCCGGCTCTGC TGCTCACCCAGAGACGGTGCCAGCAGTACCAGGGCT TGCTCACCAGCTCCACAATCTGTGCAGGGGCCTCCTTGCGCCAG GTTGACTCTGGAGGCCTGCTTGTCTGCCAGAAGGGGAACACATGGGTGCTCACTGATACGGTCTCCTGGGGCACCAGGGACTGCAGTGTGCTCACACCTGCCATGTACA CCTTCAGCAGGTTCGGTACCTGGGTCAATCAGGCCACAGCCTACAACTGA